A window from Myxocyprinus asiaticus isolate MX2 ecotype Aquarium Trade chromosome 37, UBuf_Myxa_2, whole genome shotgun sequence encodes these proteins:
- the LOC127427621 gene encoding guanylin-like, giving the protein MKTIFSIAFLVVALCLVSEAVQVQEGEFSFSLESVKILQELTNQPRTQNPRLAKTSYYSVCTSPTLPQEFVPLCMQKGATMSFARLASVPVDVCEICAFAACTGC; this is encoded by the exons ATGAAGACAATTTTTTCTATCGCTTTTCTTGTTGTGGCTCTTTGCCTGGTCTCTGAGGCAGTGCAAGTCCAG GAAGGTGAATTTTCCTTTTCATTGGAATCGGTGAAAATTCTCCAGGAATTGACCAACCAACCTCGAACACAAAACCCCCGTCTGGCCAAGACAAGCTACTATTCTGTATGCACCAGTCCAACCCTGCCACAGGAGTTTGTGCCCCTGTGCATGCAGAAAGGCGCTACGATGTCCTTTGCTAGACTAG CTTCAGTGCCTGTGGATGTGTGTGAAATCTGTGCTTTTGCTGCTTGTACTGGGTGCTAA